The following coding sequences are from one Pseudonocardia sp. HH130630-07 window:
- a CDS encoding 2-hydroxyacid dehydrogenase, with product MTPVTVLVPHSAGAEILSEVDGLLPVVYDPEQPLPEQAASARVLVAPFLATSDAVAMTGRMPQLELVQLLTAGAEAWIGRLPDGVALSDGRGAHGGATAEWVVSVLLAVYRHLDRFVRAQDRGEWDYHQTEELAGKRVLVVGAGDVGTKTVARLTPFEVETTLVGRTAREGVHGWDELPRLLPEHDACVLIVPLTDETRGLVDAEFLAAMPDGALLVNGARGPVVDTGALLAELTSGRLRAAVDVTDPEPLPPGHPLWSAPGLLLTPHVGGTVPMAMRRAYGVAAEQLAAFVRGAEPPNLVTGAY from the coding sequence ATGACCCCCGTGACCGTCCTGGTTCCGCACAGCGCGGGTGCCGAGATCCTGTCCGAGGTGGACGGCCTGCTGCCGGTCGTCTACGACCCGGAGCAGCCGCTGCCGGAGCAGGCCGCGTCGGCCCGCGTGCTGGTCGCGCCGTTCCTGGCCACGTCCGACGCGGTCGCGATGACCGGGCGGATGCCGCAGCTGGAGCTGGTCCAGCTGCTCACGGCGGGCGCCGAGGCGTGGATCGGGCGGCTCCCGGACGGGGTCGCGCTGTCCGACGGCCGCGGCGCGCACGGCGGTGCCACCGCGGAGTGGGTGGTGTCGGTGCTGCTCGCCGTCTACCGGCACCTGGACCGCTTCGTCCGCGCCCAGGACCGGGGGGAGTGGGACTACCACCAGACCGAGGAGCTGGCCGGCAAGCGGGTGCTGGTCGTCGGGGCCGGGGACGTCGGGACGAAGACTGTGGCCCGCCTGACGCCGTTCGAGGTCGAGACCACGCTGGTCGGCCGCACCGCGCGGGAGGGCGTCCACGGCTGGGACGAGCTGCCCCGGCTGCTCCCCGAGCACGACGCCTGCGTGCTGATCGTCCCGCTCACCGACGAGACCCGCGGCCTGGTGGACGCGGAGTTCCTGGCCGCGATGCCGGACGGCGCGCTGCTCGTCAACGGGGCCCGGGGCCCGGTCGTCGACACCGGTGCGCTGCTGGCCGAGCTGACCTCGGGGCGGCTGCGGGCCGCCGTCGACGTCACCGACCCGGAGCCGCTGCCGCCCGGGCACCCGCTCTGGAGCGCGCCCGGGCTGCTCCTGACCCCGCACGTCGGGGGCACGGTCCCGATGGCGATGCGCCGGGCCTACGGCGTCGCGGCCGAGCAGCTGGCCGCGTTCGTCCGGGGTGCCGAGCCGCCCAACCTGGTGACCGGGGCGTACTGA
- a CDS encoding polyprenyl synthetase family protein: MLGRVPPGTRAVPGTMSRASSPAEGDDVREPSVLDPAADPAATDIRSEIHAALARRRPETGARFDEMTRYALLAPGKLLRPLMLLAAAEAVGGRGEDALPAAAAVEHLHVASLVHDDIIDGDDLRRGQPSVHARYGVPDAIVTGDALLFDLFAAVSECAAPPQAVVTAVAELARAGTDLCRGQVQESELVAPGPGRPGSTLADYLEVAGLKTGALFRGACRAGAALGGGDPEQVELLGEYGHHTGVAFQLHDDLLPYLYDTSATGKPVTSDAANLRPTWPVLLAHRDGDDGRRRAVETALSGALGPVEAHEALRSAVTAEGVWDAARAGAREHAEAAVARLGELPGSAAAHRLAGMAAIAVDRDR, encoded by the coding sequence GTGCTCGGACGAGTACCGCCGGGCACCCGTGCCGTGCCGGGCACGATGAGCCGGGCGTCGTCCCCCGCCGAGGGCGACGACGTCCGGGAACCCTCCGTCCTTGATCCCGCCGCCGACCCGGCGGCCACCGACATCCGGTCCGAGATCCACGCGGCGCTCGCCCGGCGGCGTCCGGAGACCGGCGCCCGGTTCGACGAGATGACCCGCTACGCCCTGCTCGCGCCGGGCAAGCTGCTGCGACCGCTGATGCTGCTCGCCGCGGCGGAGGCCGTCGGCGGCCGCGGGGAGGACGCGCTGCCCGCGGCGGCGGCCGTCGAGCACCTGCACGTGGCCTCGCTCGTGCACGACGACATCATCGACGGCGACGACCTGCGCCGCGGGCAGCCGTCGGTGCACGCCCGCTACGGCGTCCCGGACGCCATCGTGACCGGTGACGCGCTGCTGTTCGACCTGTTCGCCGCCGTCTCGGAGTGTGCGGCCCCGCCGCAGGCGGTGGTCACCGCGGTCGCCGAGCTGGCCCGGGCCGGGACCGACCTGTGCCGCGGGCAGGTGCAGGAGTCCGAGCTCGTCGCGCCGGGCCCCGGCCGGCCCGGGAGCACCCTCGCGGACTACCTCGAGGTGGCCGGGCTGAAGACCGGGGCGCTGTTCCGCGGCGCCTGCCGGGCCGGCGCCGCACTCGGCGGCGGTGACCCGGAGCAGGTGGAGCTGCTCGGCGAGTACGGCCACCACACCGGCGTCGCGTTCCAGCTGCACGACGACCTGCTGCCGTACCTCTACGACACCTCGGCCACCGGCAAGCCGGTGACCAGCGACGCCGCCAACCTGCGTCCCACCTGGCCGGTGCTGCTGGCCCACCGCGACGGCGACGACGGCAGGCGCCGGGCGGTCGAGACCGCGCTGTCCGGTGCGCTGGGCCCGGTCGAGGCGCACGAGGCGCTCCGCTCGGCGGTGACCGCCGAGGGGGTCTGGGACGCCGCGCGGGCCGGTGCCCGGGAGCATGCCGAGGCGGCCGTGGCCCGCCTCGGTGAGCTGCCCGGGTCCGCGGCCGCGCACCGGCTCGCCGGGATGGCCGCGATCGCGGTCGACCGTGACCGCTGA